A single window of Acinetobacter wuhouensis DNA harbors:
- a CDS encoding FKBP-type peptidyl-prolyl cis-trans isomerase yields the protein MSKALPIAVAVILGGAALVPVYYATQHPADVNSSSMSKNAKPVEKISYALGYEVASQTPPEVDVNTFIHGIRDGHAKKERIYTDEELQAAYVEFQKEMQAKQLEKTKQTNSANDSFLTENAKKAGVITTASGLQYKVTKEGTGKQPTASSMVTVHYKGQLLDGKVFDSSYDRGQPVEFPLNQVIPGWTEGLQLMKEGSKATFYIPAKLAYGEQGVPGTIPPNSTLIFDVELLQVK from the coding sequence ATGAGTAAAGCCTTACCCATCGCAGTTGCTGTTATTTTAGGTGGTGCTGCACTTGTACCTGTTTATTATGCAACTCAACACCCTGCTGATGTAAACAGTAGTTCAATGTCAAAAAACGCAAAACCTGTTGAAAAAATTAGCTATGCACTTGGTTATGAAGTTGCAAGCCAAACACCACCGGAAGTCGATGTAAACACATTTATTCATGGTATTCGTGATGGTCATGCAAAAAAAGAACGTATATACACAGATGAAGAACTTCAAGCCGCTTATGTAGAATTCCAAAAAGAAATGCAAGCGAAACAATTAGAGAAAACCAAACAAACCAATTCAGCCAATGATTCATTCCTCACAGAGAATGCAAAAAAAGCAGGCGTGATCACGACAGCTTCAGGTCTACAATATAAAGTCACCAAAGAAGGTACAGGCAAACAGCCAACTGCTTCATCTATGGTGACTGTACATTACAAAGGGCAACTTTTAGATGGCAAAGTATTTGACAGCTCATATGATCGTGGACAGCCTGTTGAATTTCCACTCAATCAAGTGATTCCTGGTTGGACGGAAGGTCTGCAACTGATGAAAGAAGGCAGTAAAGCAACCTTCTATATTCCTGCAAAATTAGCTTATGGTGAACAAGGTGTACCAGGCACGATTCCGCCAAATAGCACTTTAATTTTCGACGTTGAATTACTTCAAGTTAAATAA
- a CDS encoding FKBP-type peptidyl-prolyl cis-trans isomerase, whose amino-acid sequence MKKTLITLGLCTLCTTVFSAPINNKSSQQDQLGYSYGYVMGRSNAETLKQINLNAFIQGIKEGSSGQKATLTDEEMAKALAQYKQQSEAKQMLEFKKIASENAKQGEAFLANNAKQTGVVTRPSGLQYSILQQGTGQSPTAKSKVSVNYEGRLLDGTVFDSSFARNEAVEFQVSQVIQGWTEGLQLMKEGAKYRFFIPAKLAYGEIGAGDSIGPNSTLIFDVELLKVLD is encoded by the coding sequence ATGAAAAAAACACTGATCACACTCGGTTTATGTACACTTTGCACAACTGTTTTTTCAGCACCTATCAATAATAAAAGTTCCCAACAAGATCAATTGGGTTATAGTTATGGCTATGTCATGGGACGTAGCAATGCTGAAACATTAAAACAAATTAATCTCAATGCATTTATTCAAGGGATTAAAGAAGGCTCTTCTGGTCAAAAAGCGACTTTAACTGATGAAGAAATGGCAAAAGCTTTAGCGCAATACAAGCAACAAAGTGAAGCCAAACAAATGCTTGAGTTTAAAAAAATTGCCAGTGAAAATGCCAAACAAGGCGAAGCTTTCCTTGCTAATAATGCGAAACAAACTGGTGTAGTAACACGCCCAAGTGGCTTGCAATACAGCATTCTCCAGCAAGGCACAGGACAATCGCCTACAGCCAAATCAAAAGTTTCTGTCAATTATGAAGGGCGTTTACTCGATGGCACTGTATTTGATAGCTCTTTCGCACGTAATGAAGCTGTTGAATTCCAAGTCAGTCAAGTAATCCAAGGTTGGACAGAAGGTCTACAACTCATGAAAGAAGGTGCGAAATACCGCTTCTTTATTCCTGCAAAATTGGCGTATGGTGAAATCGGTGCTGGGGATAGCATTGGTCCAAACAGTACTTTAATTTTTGATGTTGAACTGTTAAAAGTTTTAGATTGA
- a CDS encoding acyltransferase family protein — protein MSNTISAYMDSRKNNLDIIRFIAASLVIFSHAFPIVYGKGNEDPLAILLHGQTTIGGIAVGAFFIISGFLICQSFQRSKSLKDYILARSLRIFPALIGCFIFMIFIMGPMVTELSVIDYFKNIQTYKFFIGATTLNFLAPTLPGVFLNNPYPLYINGSLWTLKFELGCYILIAILGLMLLLKKHLTLAFALICVGLSYLKVNDNLHNLFVLISYFMMGATFYLYRESIKLEKKIFFISIFFLIFLTYFNLYYVGFSIFGTYIIIYLSYISGTFKNFAKYGDFSYGIYIYAFPIQQSLVYFTKNSLNVYWHSLISLVIVIIFAFLSWNLIEKPSMRLKKKLSS, from the coding sequence ATGTCAAATACAATATCAGCATATATGGACAGTAGGAAAAATAATCTTGATATTATTCGATTTATAGCAGCCTCTCTAGTCATTTTTTCGCATGCATTTCCTATAGTTTATGGTAAAGGGAATGAGGATCCATTAGCAATTTTACTCCATGGACAGACAACAATAGGAGGTATTGCTGTTGGAGCTTTTTTTATCATTAGCGGCTTTTTAATCTGTCAAAGCTTTCAAAGAAGTAAATCATTAAAAGATTATATTCTTGCTAGAAGCTTAAGAATATTTCCAGCTTTAATAGGGTGTTTCATTTTTATGATTTTTATAATGGGTCCTATGGTGACAGAACTTTCTGTTATAGATTATTTTAAAAATATACAAACTTATAAATTTTTTATTGGTGCGACTACATTAAATTTTTTAGCTCCAACATTACCAGGAGTTTTTTTAAATAATCCATATCCATTATATATAAATGGTTCTTTATGGACGCTAAAATTTGAATTAGGGTGTTACATTCTAATCGCGATATTAGGGCTAATGCTGTTACTTAAAAAACATCTAACTCTTGCTTTTGCACTAATATGTGTAGGGCTGTCATATTTAAAAGTAAATGATAACTTACATAATTTATTCGTTCTAATATCATACTTTATGATGGGGGCAACTTTTTATTTGTATAGGGAGTCTATTAAGCTTGAGAAAAAAATATTTTTTATTAGTATTTTCTTCTTGATATTTTTAACTTATTTTAACCTATATTATGTAGGTTTTTCTATTTTTGGTACGTATATAATAATCTATTTATCTTACATAAGTGGTACATTTAAAAACTTTGCTAAATATGGAGATTTTTCGTATGGAATATATATTTATGCTTTTCCTATACAGCAATCTTTAGTTTATTTTACAAAAAATAGCTTAAATGTTTACTGGCACTCATTGATAAGTTTAGTTATAGTGATAATATTTGCTTTTTTATCTTGGAACTTAATAGAAAAACCTTCTATGAGGTTGAAAAAGAAATTATCAAGTTAA
- the murJ gene encoding murein biosynthesis integral membrane protein MurJ: MNAMALWRSTFIVSAMTMLSRVLGLVRDMVLLNVFGAGKDFDTFVVAFRIPNFFRRLFAEGAFSQAFIPVLTEYKTTKLHAEVQILISRVFGCLLTVMSLLTLFCMIAAPVILYVYAPGFHNDPAKFDLAVDMFRLTIPYLMFMSLTAFASSILNSYGSFASPAFSPVLLNVAMIAGAWWLAPHMAAPIMALGWAVVAAGVLQLAIQIPELWNKKLLIPPKIDFKHEGVDRILKLMLPALFGVSVTQINLLLNTIWASFMQDGSVSWLYSAERMTELPLGLIGVAIGTVILPSLSVSKAEQDQAKFRRMLDWAARVIFLVGIPASIALFMLSTPIIQALFQHGAFDARDTQMTAMALQCMSGGVLAFMLIKVFAPGFYAIQDTKTPVRVGLMAVAANAILNVIFIGIFKLIDWQAEHMALAIASSGSALVNAGMLYFYLHKKDIFRFGAHWKKLFIQYAIANAVMIIALWIGLTWYKGDVSQWIRILEVVGLCVLGVFAYAVALLATGFRPRHLKH, translated from the coding sequence GTGAATGCGATGGCGCTGTGGCGATCCACCTTTATTGTCAGTGCAATGACCATGTTGTCTCGAGTTTTAGGACTTGTGCGAGATATGGTTTTGCTCAATGTGTTTGGTGCAGGTAAGGATTTCGACACCTTTGTTGTTGCCTTTCGTATTCCCAATTTTTTTAGGCGATTATTTGCCGAAGGGGCTTTTTCTCAAGCCTTTATTCCAGTCTTAACAGAATACAAGACCACAAAATTACATGCAGAAGTGCAAATTCTAATTAGTCGGGTCTTTGGCTGTTTGTTAACTGTCATGTCCTTGCTGACCTTATTTTGTATGATCGCAGCCCCTGTAATTTTGTATGTATATGCACCTGGATTTCATAACGATCCTGCTAAATTTGATCTTGCGGTAGATATGTTTCGTTTAACGATTCCTTATTTGATGTTTATGTCGTTAACTGCATTTGCAAGTAGTATTCTGAATAGTTATGGTTCTTTTGCATCGCCCGCATTTTCACCTGTACTGCTAAATGTAGCGATGATAGCTGGCGCTTGGTGGTTAGCACCACATATGGCTGCACCGATTATGGCATTAGGTTGGGCTGTCGTTGCAGCAGGTGTATTACAACTCGCTATTCAAATTCCTGAATTGTGGAATAAAAAATTACTGATTCCGCCCAAGATTGATTTTAAGCATGAAGGGGTAGATCGAATTCTTAAGTTGATGTTGCCTGCATTGTTTGGTGTATCGGTGACGCAAATCAATTTGCTCCTCAATACGATCTGGGCATCATTTATGCAAGATGGCTCAGTGTCTTGGTTGTATAGTGCAGAACGTATGACTGAGCTGCCACTTGGATTGATTGGTGTTGCGATTGGTACAGTAATTCTTCCATCACTTTCAGTAAGTAAGGCTGAACAAGACCAAGCAAAATTCCGCAGAATGTTAGATTGGGCAGCACGTGTCATTTTCCTTGTGGGTATTCCAGCAAGTATTGCATTATTTATGCTCTCAACGCCGATTATTCAAGCTTTATTCCAACACGGTGCATTTGATGCCCGTGATACACAAATGACTGCGATGGCATTGCAATGTATGAGTGGCGGTGTATTGGCATTCATGCTAATTAAAGTTTTTGCACCCGGTTTTTATGCGATTCAAGATACTAAGACACCCGTGCGAGTGGGTCTAATGGCTGTTGCAGCCAATGCGATTTTAAACGTCATCTTTATTGGGATTTTTAAACTGATTGATTGGCAAGCGGAACATATGGCTTTGGCAATTGCCTCTTCAGGTTCAGCATTGGTCAATGCAGGGATGTTATATTTCTATTTGCATAAGAAAGATATTTTTAGATTTGGTGCACATTGGAAAAAATTATTCATCCAATATGCGATTGCAAATGCTGTCATGATTATTGCATTGTGGATCGGCTTGACTTGGTACAAAGGCGATGTTTCGCAATGGATTCGTATTCTTGAAGTGGTTGGTTTATGTGTACTTGGTGTGTTTGCTTATGCAGTAGCATTATTGGCAACAGGGTTTAGACCAAGACATTTGAAGCATTAA
- the ampD gene encoding 1,6-anhydro-N-acetylmuramyl-L-alanine amidase AmpD, giving the protein MQSAPQFQVVNGQLIGARQVPSPNYNQRPENTEIQLIVIHNISLPPSQFGGGYIEQFFQNQLDWSLHPYFQTIEGMQVSTHLLILRTGEVLQFVNFNDRAWHAGRSTYLSKVECNDYSIGIELEGSDDTDFEAIQYQTLVDVVATLQTVYPKTDHHIAGHSDIASGRKTDPGPHFQWQEFRQSLSIQKQLETK; this is encoded by the coding sequence ATGCAATCTGCACCGCAGTTTCAGGTCGTAAATGGACAATTGATTGGCGCGAGACAAGTCCCATCCCCCAATTATAATCAGCGCCCTGAAAATACCGAAATTCAGTTGATCGTGATTCACAATATTAGTTTGCCACCATCACAATTTGGTGGCGGCTATATTGAACAATTTTTTCAAAATCAACTCGATTGGTCTTTGCATCCTTATTTTCAAACGATTGAAGGGATGCAAGTGTCTACACATTTATTGATTTTACGGACTGGTGAAGTTCTACAATTTGTCAATTTTAATGATCGTGCTTGGCATGCGGGACGTTCAACGTATTTAAGCAAAGTTGAATGTAATGATTATTCGATAGGTATTGAACTTGAAGGCAGTGATGATACTGATTTTGAAGCAATTCAATATCAAACATTGGTCGATGTTGTGGCAACATTACAAACCGTATATCCAAAAACTGATCATCATATAGCAGGGCATTCTGATATTGCATCGGGTCGTAAAACTGATCCAGGACCGCATTTTCAATGGCAAGAATTTAGACAAAGTTTGTCTATTCAAAAGCAGCTTGAAACAAAATAA
- the nadC gene encoding carboxylating nicotinate-nucleotide diphosphorylase, protein MSIPASLLEQSIQINIQQALQEDIGDADITALLSPEDEQATATIITREDMILAGQPWVNALIQAYDPSIEITWLKNDGDFVKANETIYKLAGSARSLLTVERPALNFVQTLSAVATKTAEYVKYLDGTHTKLLDTRKTLPGLRIAQKYAVAVGGGQNHRLGLFDAFLIKENHIMAAGGIAQAIAKAHQIAPGKPVEVEVETWEELDQAIEAKADIVMLDNFSQQQMIDAVKHVAGRCKLEASGNITLDNLNEVAQTGVDYISMGVLTKDVKAIDLSMRFNA, encoded by the coding sequence ATGAGCATACCTGCATCTTTGCTTGAACAATCTATTCAAATCAATATTCAACAAGCACTTCAAGAAGATATTGGTGATGCGGATATTACGGCACTCTTGAGCCCTGAAGATGAACAAGCCACAGCAACCATTATCACCCGTGAAGATATGATCTTGGCAGGACAGCCGTGGGTCAATGCTTTGATTCAAGCCTATGATCCAAGTATCGAAATCACATGGCTTAAAAATGATGGTGATTTCGTCAAAGCCAATGAAACCATTTATAAACTTGCGGGTTCAGCACGTAGCTTATTGACTGTTGAACGCCCTGCTCTGAATTTTGTTCAAACGCTTTCAGCAGTAGCAACTAAAACAGCTGAATATGTAAAATATTTGGATGGAACGCATACCAAACTTCTCGATACCCGCAAGACATTGCCAGGTCTACGCATTGCCCAAAAATATGCGGTTGCGGTTGGTGGTGGTCAGAACCATCGTTTAGGCTTATTCGATGCTTTTTTAATTAAAGAAAACCATATCATGGCAGCAGGTGGTATCGCACAAGCGATTGCCAAAGCACATCAAATTGCACCAGGTAAGCCTGTAGAAGTTGAAGTCGAAACTTGGGAAGAACTCGATCAAGCCATTGAAGCCAAAGCAGATATTGTGATGCTCGACAATTTCAGTCAACAACAAATGATTGATGCGGTAAAACATGTGGCGGGGCGCTGTAAACTCGAAGCATCGGGTAATATTACCCTTGATAATTTAAATGAAGTTGCACAAACAGGCGTGGACTATATTTCGATGGGTGTTTTAACCAAAGATGTCAAAGCAATTGATTTATCTATGCGCTTTAATGCCTAA
- a CDS encoding YfaP family protein: MKKHLLYSSILALTIPILSHADAINVHVLSATIKDQNIANAEVILQKNGERSASSSSNSNGRATVNANTTDNADNLLIIKKSGYSTLVAKCPCDGMTYALSPVLKDLNSMRIVLNWGKNPSDLDSHLSYKNQHIYWDRKQGLEANLDVDDVDSYGPETVTIDRRLEGQYYVYSVHDFSDRGQPNTTNLSNSQAKVMVYTGESLIRSYYVPTGQTGNLWTVFRISPEGEIQDINRMSGTTVNASQVGSSVSNYQSQSTRVNIVPVSAAAQARAKTLNLNADKAYKNNQFEQASMLYQQSIDYNPNAGQTYSNLAVTYQKLNRSSEALWANQKAIALASNDNTRAYSHYNMGKIYENNQDFAQAKQHYQLANQYKPSPTYDEAIQRVSR; this comes from the coding sequence ATGAAGAAACATCTTTTATATTCATCTATCTTAGCACTTACAATTCCAATCCTCAGCCATGCAGATGCGATCAATGTGCATGTGCTCAGTGCCACGATCAAAGATCAAAATATTGCCAATGCCGAAGTGATTTTACAAAAGAATGGTGAACGTTCTGCTTCAAGCTCAAGTAATAGTAATGGTCGTGCAACGGTGAATGCCAATACCACAGACAATGCTGATAACTTACTCATTATCAAAAAATCGGGCTATTCAACATTAGTTGCCAAATGCCCTTGTGATGGTATGACTTATGCGCTGAGTCCTGTGCTCAAAGACTTAAATAGTATGCGTATCGTCCTTAACTGGGGTAAAAATCCATCTGATTTAGATTCACATTTAAGTTATAAAAATCAGCACATTTACTGGGATCGCAAGCAAGGTTTAGAAGCCAATCTAGATGTGGATGATGTCGACTCCTACGGTCCTGAAACCGTGACGATTGATCGACGTTTAGAGGGTCAATATTATGTTTATTCTGTACATGATTTCTCAGATCGTGGACAACCGAATACGACAAACTTATCCAATAGCCAAGCCAAAGTCATGGTGTACACTGGTGAGTCGCTAATTCGTTCTTATTATGTCCCGACGGGTCAAACCGGTAATTTATGGACGGTTTTCCGTATCAGTCCTGAAGGTGAGATTCAGGACATTAACCGCATGTCAGGAACAACGGTGAATGCCAGCCAAGTAGGTTCAAGTGTTTCCAATTATCAAAGCCAAAGCACACGGGTAAATATTGTTCCTGTTTCAGCAGCTGCTCAAGCCCGTGCCAAAACTTTAAATTTAAATGCAGATAAAGCCTATAAAAACAATCAGTTTGAACAAGCTTCTATGCTTTATCAACAATCAATTGATTACAATCCGAATGCAGGGCAAACCTACAGTAATCTTGCTGTGACTTATCAAAAGTTAAATCGTTCATCTGAAGCACTTTGGGCAAATCAAAAGGCAATCGCCCTTGCCAGCAATGACAATACCCGTGCCTATTCTCATTATAATATGGGTAAAATCTATGAAAATAATCAAGACTTTGCTCAGGCCAAACAGCATTACCAACTTGCCAATCAGTACAAACCTAGCCCAACTTATGATGAAGCAATTCAACGGGTGAGCCGTTAA
- a CDS encoding LTA synthase family protein: protein MKTLKQQVLFLLVAFLSVFAFFLYQEDITRFFQLRDIYLKPRLFKYGFSILLNYAFISLFYLILRKTFATILLSQFVIFLLTFINIKKEQYLSASLVPNDFLLFKETFIASPIFLKIAVFGAIAVFVALFVFLYRKEKLGTKPLLLTNSILSFAILGFFITANFKDNFRENCPAPKKGTLCEYSLYLPNTRGDWVGDHLTIKHLGFSAFFFSKTVDGLNNKIFQTQVIPEKEVETFYQTPQEFNETPAPVSDENSAEKQLPNIVFVMSESHWDATQLDKSIPRNITPTINKNQVSTLLSPSFGGGTANVEFEVLTSLNTFLNHNELAYVSKLKRPTYSLPMYLNTLGYETTAMHNNGKYFYNRSAVYQNMGFNRFTSIENMINMADRAKYINAAGWATDDLIYNSIENQLKNTDKPQFIYAISVENHPMYGDDRFGKDNFKITKKGISDNSKRALNTYLTGMQRADNKLKALIENVKTLDRPTIVIFFGDHLPNLQKVYDEYGYFKSEQEKTEKKDTRFFETPLSVWANFPIDKRQFEGQFVAAHFLAPKVLEAAHVPLSPYYTFVNKVSSCYKAVHNTGTQTQKSCDFDSQQVLKEYKDMNMDVLNGKNFTYQILKPEI, encoded by the coding sequence ATGAAGACTTTGAAACAACAAGTTTTATTCTTACTTGTCGCGTTTTTATCTGTATTTGCTTTTTTCTTATACCAAGAAGATATCACGCGTTTCTTTCAATTACGTGACATCTATCTAAAACCCCGCCTATTCAAATACGGCTTTTCAATTTTATTGAACTATGCCTTTATTAGCTTATTTTATTTAATTTTAAGAAAAACTTTTGCGACGATTTTGTTGAGCCAATTTGTTATTTTCTTACTGACTTTTATCAATATCAAGAAAGAACAATACCTTTCGGCAAGCCTCGTGCCGAATGATTTTTTACTTTTCAAAGAAACCTTTATTGCTTCACCGATTTTTTTAAAAATCGCGGTATTTGGCGCAATCGCTGTATTCGTTGCCTTATTTGTTTTCCTCTATCGTAAAGAAAAATTAGGTACGAAGCCCTTACTTCTGACCAATAGTATTTTATCTTTTGCGATACTCGGATTCTTTATCACGGCGAATTTTAAAGATAATTTTAGAGAAAACTGTCCCGCGCCTAAAAAGGGGACACTGTGTGAATATTCATTGTATTTACCTAATACACGTGGTGATTGGGTCGGTGATCATTTAACCATAAAACACTTAGGCTTTTCGGCATTCTTTTTCTCTAAAACTGTCGATGGGTTGAATAATAAAATTTTCCAAACTCAGGTGATTCCTGAAAAAGAAGTGGAAACTTTTTATCAAACACCTCAGGAGTTTAATGAAACTCCAGCACCCGTTTCTGATGAAAATTCAGCAGAAAAACAACTGCCGAATATTGTTTTTGTGATGAGCGAATCACACTGGGATGCAACACAACTGGATAAAAGTATTCCACGCAATATCACCCCAACGATCAATAAAAATCAAGTATCTACCCTGCTTTCTCCAAGTTTTGGTGGCGGCACAGCCAATGTCGAGTTTGAAGTGCTGACCAGTTTAAATACCTTTTTGAATCATAATGAATTGGCTTATGTTTCAAAATTAAAACGCCCGACCTATTCATTGCCGATGTATCTCAATACTTTAGGTTATGAAACAACAGCCATGCACAACAACGGTAAATATTTCTATAACCGTAGTGCCGTGTATCAAAATATGGGCTTCAATCGTTTTACTTCGATTGAAAATATGATCAACATGGCGGATCGTGCTAAATATATTAACGCTGCTGGTTGGGCGACGGATGATCTGATTTATAACAGTATTGAAAATCAACTTAAAAATACCGATAAACCTCAATTTATCTATGCTATCAGTGTCGAAAACCATCCAATGTATGGTGATGATCGTTTTGGTAAAGATAATTTTAAAATCACTAAAAAGGGTATTAGTGACAATTCAAAACGTGCGCTCAATACCTACTTAACAGGTATGCAACGCGCAGATAATAAACTTAAAGCTCTGATTGAAAATGTGAAGACTTTAGATCGCCCAACGATTGTGATCTTCTTTGGTGACCATTTACCGAACTTACAAAAAGTCTATGATGAATATGGTTACTTTAAATCTGAACAAGAGAAAACTGAGAAAAAAGATACACGTTTCTTTGAAACACCACTCTCAGTTTGGGCAAACTTCCCGATTGACAAAAGGCAGTTTGAAGGGCAATTTGTGGCTGCACACTTCTTAGCGCCTAAAGTACTGGAAGCAGCACACGTTCCGCTGTCGCCTTATTATACTTTTGTGAACAAAGTCAGTTCTTGTTATAAAGCAGTGCATAACACAGGCACACAAACTCAAAAATCGTGTGATTTTGATTCACAGCAAGTATTGAAAGAATACAAGGACATGAATATGGATGTGTTGAATGGTAAGAACTTTACTTATCAAATTTTAAAACCTGAAATTTAA
- a CDS encoding LTA synthase family protein, whose product MLMFFVKQQMVFFIISFVSVIFSIFVSNSFSYKILNGGYIFTLVQYFFSTLIIFSILNLIYCITKKFKFSIIFFLFFYLLLNFINIKKEAYLSSPFTPRDFLLFNETLTSAPALLILSVLIGVFIFTFSLIKVYKYERKQSQHPFILNFLIFIITFPFFIFMNAKENFLPYCEKLDAPSLSCKFALAMPKTRNNWVGDHEIIKSYGFLTFFISKTFDNIYKAKFQKPIPKETISLLYKSKDQKQIDKLPNIVFVMSEAHWDASQLAQSLPQNVTPTINQHQLSTFLSPSFGGGTANAEFEVLTSLNSFLNHNELAYVSNLKRPTYSLPMYLNTLGYETTAMHNNGKYFYNRNKVYQLLDFQRFIALENMVSKNEQPKFINDAGWATDDLLYENIKNQLNKLDKPQFIYAISVENHFNYSDDRFGTDNFNINKLNISESSKQKLNTYFSGMQRADQHLNSLIQFINQTNRPTIVIFFGDHLPSLQEVFDEFHFFKSEQEKTEKKDTRFFETPLSVWANFPIDKKQFEGQFVAAHFLAPKVLEAAHVPLSPYYTFVNKVSSCYKAVHNTGTQPQKSCAFNQADVLKQYQDMNMDVLNGKNFTYQILKPETKS is encoded by the coding sequence ATGTTAATGTTTTTTGTTAAACAACAAATGGTTTTTTTTATAATTTCATTTGTTTCTGTAATTTTCTCCATCTTTGTGAGTAATTCTTTCTCCTATAAAATTTTGAATGGGGGTTATATATTTACCTTAGTTCAATATTTTTTTTCTACGCTGATTATTTTTTCTATATTGAATTTAATTTATTGCATTACAAAAAAATTTAAATTCTCTATCATATTTTTCTTATTTTTCTATCTCTTACTTAACTTTATTAATATCAAAAAAGAAGCATATCTATCTTCACCTTTTACACCAAGAGATTTTTTATTATTTAATGAAACTTTAACTTCTGCTCCTGCTTTGCTTATTTTAAGTGTACTCATTGGAGTATTTATCTTTACTTTTTCTTTAATTAAAGTCTATAAATATGAAAGAAAACAATCACAACATCCTTTCATTTTAAATTTTTTAATATTTATAATCACCTTTCCTTTTTTTATTTTTATGAACGCAAAAGAAAATTTTTTACCTTATTGTGAAAAATTAGATGCTCCTTCTTTATCTTGTAAATTTGCATTAGCGATGCCCAAAACACGAAATAATTGGGTTGGAGATCATGAAATCATTAAATCCTATGGATTTTTAACTTTTTTCATTTCAAAAACATTTGATAATATTTATAAAGCGAAATTTCAAAAACCTATTCCTAAAGAAACAATCTCTTTGCTCTATAAATCTAAAGATCAAAAGCAAATAGATAAATTACCCAATATTGTCTTCGTAATGAGCGAAGCTCATTGGGACGCATCCCAACTGGCTCAATCACTACCTCAAAATGTTACACCTACAATTAATCAGCACCAACTATCTACATTTCTCTCTCCAAGTTTTGGTGGAGGTACTGCAAATGCCGAATTTGAAGTATTAACCAGTTTAAATTCGTTCTTGAACCATAATGAATTAGCTTATGTATCAAATTTAAAACGCCCAACTTATTCTTTACCTATGTATTTAAATACATTAGGTTATGAAACAACAGCAATGCACAATAATGGCAAATATTTTTATAATCGCAATAAAGTCTATCAATTATTAGATTTTCAACGTTTCATTGCTCTTGAAAATATGGTCAGCAAAAACGAACAACCTAAATTTATCAACGATGCAGGTTGGGCAACTGATGACTTGCTTTATGAAAATATTAAAAATCAACTAAATAAACTCGATAAACCTCAATTTATTTATGCTATTAGTGTTGAAAATCATTTCAATTATTCAGATGATCGCTTTGGTACTGACAACTTCAATATCAATAAATTAAATATTAGTGAATCATCTAAGCAGAAGCTAAATACTTATTTCTCAGGAATGCAACGTGCTGATCAACATTTAAACTCTTTAATTCAATTTATTAATCAAACTAATCGACCAACGATTGTCATTTTTTTTGGTGATCATTTACCTAGTTTGCAAGAAGTATTTGATGAGTTTCATTTCTTTAAATCCGAACAAGAGAAAACTGAGAAAAAAGATACCCGTTTCTTTGAAACACCACTCTCAGTTTGGGCAAACTTTCCAATCGACAAAAAACAGTTTGAGGGACAATTTGTGGCTGCACACTTCTTAGCGCCTAAAGTACTGGAAGCAGCACACGTTCCGCTGTCGCCTTATTATACTTTTGTGAACAAAGTCAGCTCTTGTTATAAGGCTGTACATAATACTGGGACACAACCTCAAAAATCTTGTGCATTTAATCAAGCAGATGTACTCAAACAATACCAAGATATGAATATGGATGTGTTGAATGGTAAGAACTTTACTTATCAAATTTTAAAACCTGAAACAAAAAGTTAA
- a CDS encoding ABZJ_00068 family colistin stress protein encodes MKILIFLFAMITFYLMVSDPRRDYFGQGDSTAQDSDQLQPERKKEDSKESS; translated from the coding sequence ATGAAGATTCTGATTTTTCTATTCGCAATGATTACGTTTTATTTAATGGTGAGTGATCCTCGCAGAGATTATTTTGGACAAGGTGATTCAACTGCGCAAGATAGTGATCAATTACAGCCAGAGCGAAAAAAAGAAGATTCGAAAGAATCTTCTTAG